One genomic region from Paraburkholderia azotifigens encodes:
- the gspE gene encoding type II secretion system ATPase GspE, with the protein MSTTPLSGPHATASPEGAREAPETPAQPGRDGPPETVAGREAPSALAARLVPYGFAKSGQILVAHQHADSIEVWISERTSQAALAEVARNFGAISVVRMAADELAQAINHAYARQDGSAAQVVGEVEGEVDLSRLMQDIPEVEDLLESEDDAPIIRMINALLTQAAREQASDIHIEPFENASVVRFRVDGTLRDVVRPKKALHGALISRIKIMAQLDIAEKRLPQDGRITLRVGGRPVDVRVSTLPTGHGERAVLRLLEKDAQRLNLEALGMASDTLGQFDKLISRPHGIVLVTGPTGSGKTTTLYASMSRLETATTNIMTVEDPIEYDLSGIGQTQVNERIGMTFARALRSILRQDPDIIMIGEIRDLETAQIAVQASLTGHLVLATLHTNDAASAVTRLTDMGVEPYLLASSLLGVLAQRLVRRLCPVCKEEREEEGGRKVWHPVGCDKCGHSGYAGRRGVYELLNVDESIRALIHRNAADAEIAEAGRRQGMRTLREDGERWLASGMTSLEEVIRVTGGV; encoded by the coding sequence GTGAGCACCACGCCGCTTTCCGGTCCGCACGCGACGGCCTCGCCGGAAGGCGCGCGCGAAGCGCCGGAAACACCCGCTCAACCCGGACGGGATGGCCCGCCCGAAACCGTCGCGGGACGCGAAGCGCCCTCCGCGCTCGCCGCGCGCCTCGTGCCGTACGGCTTCGCGAAGAGCGGACAGATTCTGGTCGCGCATCAGCACGCCGATTCGATCGAAGTGTGGATCAGCGAGCGCACGAGCCAGGCCGCGCTTGCCGAAGTCGCGCGCAATTTCGGCGCGATTTCCGTCGTGCGGATGGCGGCGGACGAACTCGCGCAGGCGATCAACCATGCCTACGCGCGCCAGGACGGCAGCGCGGCGCAGGTGGTCGGCGAAGTGGAAGGCGAAGTCGATCTGTCGCGTCTGATGCAGGACATTCCCGAAGTGGAAGACCTGCTGGAATCCGAAGACGACGCGCCGATCATCCGTATGATCAACGCACTGCTTACCCAGGCTGCGCGCGAACAGGCGTCGGATATTCACATTGAGCCGTTCGAGAACGCATCAGTGGTGCGCTTTCGCGTCGACGGGACGCTGCGCGATGTCGTGCGTCCGAAGAAGGCGCTGCACGGCGCGCTGATTTCGCGGATCAAGATCATGGCGCAGCTCGACATTGCCGAGAAGCGTCTGCCGCAGGACGGCCGTATCACGTTGCGTGTCGGCGGCAGGCCCGTCGACGTCCGGGTGTCCACGCTGCCGACGGGTCATGGCGAACGCGCCGTGCTGCGTCTGCTGGAAAAAGACGCGCAGCGTTTGAATCTCGAAGCGCTCGGCATGGCGTCCGACACCCTCGGGCAATTCGACAAGCTGATCTCGCGTCCTCACGGCATCGTGCTCGTCACGGGCCCGACGGGTTCGGGCAAGACGACGACGCTGTATGCTTCGATGTCGCGGCTCGAGACGGCAACGACCAACATCATGACCGTCGAAGACCCGATCGAATACGATCTGTCCGGCATCGGCCAGACGCAGGTCAACGAGCGGATCGGCATGACGTTTGCGCGCGCGCTGCGTTCCATCCTGCGTCAGGATCCCGACATCATCATGATCGGTGAAATCCGCGATCTGGAGACGGCGCAGATTGCCGTGCAGGCATCGCTGACGGGCCACCTCGTGCTCGCTACGCTGCACACCAACGACGCTGCGTCGGCCGTCACGCGTCTCACCGACATGGGCGTCGAACCGTATCTGCTCGCGTCGTCGCTGCTTGGCGTGCTCGCGCAGCGTCTCGTGCGACGGCTGTGTCCCGTGTGCAAGGAAGAGCGCGAAGAAGAAGGCGGCCGCAAGGTGTGGCATCCCGTCGGTTGCGACAAGTGCGGGCATTCGGGTTATGCGGGCCGGCGCGGCGTGTACGAGCTGCTCAACGTCGACGAATCGATTCGCGCACTGATCCACCGCAATGCCGCCGATGCAGAGATCGCCGAGGCCGGCCGCCGTCAAGGCATGCGCACGTTGCGCGAGGATGGCGAACGGTGGCTCGCGTCGGGCATGACGTCGCTCGAAGAAGTGATACGCGTGACGGGCGGGGTCTAA
- the gspD gene encoding type II secretion system secretin GspD yields the protein MALRRVAMALLVAGTITSQIAHAQVTLNFVNADIDQVARAIGAATGKTIIVDPRVKGQLNLVSENPVPEDQALKTLQSALRMQGFSLVQDHGVLKVVPEADAKLQGVPTYVGNAPAARGDQVITQVFQLRNESANNLLPVLRPLISPNNTVAAYPSNNTIVVTDYADNVRRIAQIIQGVDTAAGQQVQVVPLKNANAIDVATQMAKMLDPGTIGNTDATLKVSVQADPRTNSLLLRASNAGRLAAAKSLAKQLDAATAQPGNMHVVSLRNADAVRLAKTLRGMLGKGGGGETGSSSGGNNAANSFNQNNSPSSTGTSGSPPLPSGSMGGTSSGGLGSNPLGAGGGGGGYGGQGNSSNSDFLGEKEGSTNEDNQPGGMIQADAATNSLIITASDPVYRNLRAVIDQLDIRRPQVYIEALIVELNSNTNANLGIQWQIGSGNVLAGTNLATGGGNSIINLTAAAAANAATGGLATGLAASNLQQGLNVGWVHNLFGVQGLGALLQALSQTADANVLSTPNLITLDNQEAKIVVGTNVPIQTGSYSNLTSSTATTAFNTFDRIDVGLTLHIKPQITDGGILKLQLYTEDSAIVAGTTNVTTNPAGPEFTKRSIQSTVLADNGEIIVLGGLMQDNYQVTNSKVPLLGDIPWIGQLFRSENKIRAKTNLLVFLRPVIIADRATAQAVTANRYDYIQGVSGAYKSDNNLIKDKDDPVVPPMPVGPNEGGSTLNLFDLDKMRREQVLGVPQPAPANAPAYAPAGTNGATYGTPTGTPSAAPRGSTASPGVQP from the coding sequence ATGGCATTGCGTCGCGTCGCGATGGCGTTGCTGGTCGCTGGAACGATCACCTCGCAGATCGCGCACGCACAGGTGACGCTCAATTTCGTCAACGCTGACATCGATCAGGTGGCGCGCGCTATTGGCGCGGCGACGGGGAAGACGATCATCGTCGACCCGCGCGTGAAAGGACAGTTGAATCTGGTTTCCGAGAACCCGGTACCGGAGGATCAGGCGCTGAAGACGCTGCAGTCCGCGCTGCGGATGCAGGGCTTCTCGCTCGTGCAGGATCATGGCGTGCTGAAAGTCGTGCCCGAAGCCGACGCAAAGCTGCAAGGCGTGCCGACGTATGTCGGCAACGCCCCTGCGGCGCGCGGCGATCAGGTCATCACGCAGGTGTTCCAGCTGAGAAACGAATCGGCGAACAATTTGCTGCCCGTGCTGCGTCCGCTGATCTCGCCAAACAATACTGTCGCCGCCTATCCGTCGAACAATACGATCGTCGTCACCGACTACGCGGATAACGTGCGCCGCATCGCGCAGATCATTCAGGGCGTCGATACGGCGGCTGGCCAGCAGGTGCAGGTCGTGCCGCTGAAGAACGCGAACGCGATCGACGTCGCGACGCAAATGGCGAAGATGCTCGACCCCGGCACGATCGGCAACACGGATGCGACGCTGAAGGTTTCGGTCCAGGCCGATCCGCGCACCAACTCGCTGCTGCTGCGCGCGTCGAATGCCGGGCGTCTCGCGGCGGCGAAGTCGCTCGCGAAGCAGCTGGATGCCGCAACCGCGCAGCCGGGCAACATGCACGTCGTGTCGTTGCGCAATGCCGACGCCGTGCGTCTCGCGAAGACGCTGCGCGGCATGCTCGGCAAGGGTGGCGGCGGTGAAACGGGCTCGTCTTCGGGCGGCAACAATGCCGCGAACTCGTTCAACCAGAACAACTCGCCCTCTTCGACGGGTACGTCGGGCTCGCCGCCTCTGCCGTCGGGCTCGATGGGCGGCACGTCGTCGGGCGGGCTGGGCAGCAATCCGCTCGGCGCCGGTGGCGGTGGCGGTGGCTATGGCGGCCAGGGCAACAGCAGCAACTCCGACTTTCTCGGCGAGAAGGAAGGCAGCACCAACGAAGACAATCAGCCTGGCGGCATGATCCAGGCGGACGCGGCGACGAACTCGCTGATCATCACCGCGTCCGATCCCGTCTATCGCAACCTGCGCGCCGTGATCGACCAGCTCGACATACGCCGCCCGCAGGTCTACATCGAAGCGCTGATCGTCGAGCTGAACTCGAACACGAACGCCAACCTGGGTATCCAGTGGCAGATCGGCAGCGGCAATGTGCTCGCGGGCACCAACCTTGCCACGGGCGGCGGCAACAGCATCATCAACCTGACGGCGGCAGCGGCAGCCAACGCAGCCACGGGCGGCCTGGCGACCGGGTTGGCAGCGTCGAATCTGCAGCAGGGCCTGAACGTAGGCTGGGTGCACAACCTGTTCGGTGTGCAGGGGCTCGGCGCATTGCTGCAGGCGCTGTCGCAGACGGCCGACGCCAACGTGCTGTCCACGCCTAATCTCATCACGCTCGACAATCAGGAAGCGAAGATCGTCGTCGGTACGAACGTGCCGATCCAGACGGGCTCGTATTCGAACCTGACCAGCAGCACGGCGACCACGGCGTTCAACACCTTCGATCGCATCGACGTGGGTCTGACACTGCACATCAAGCCGCAGATCACCGACGGCGGCATCCTGAAGCTGCAGCTCTACACGGAAGATTCGGCGATCGTGGCGGGCACGACCAACGTGACGACCAATCCCGCCGGCCCCGAATTCACGAAGCGCTCGATCCAGTCGACCGTGCTCGCCGACAACGGCGAGATCATCGTGCTGGGCGGCCTGATGCAGGACAATTACCAGGTCACCAACAGCAAGGTGCCGCTGCTCGGCGACATCCCGTGGATCGGCCAGCTGTTCCGCTCGGAAAACAAGATCCGCGCGAAAACGAATCTGCTGGTTTTCCTGCGCCCGGTGATCATCGCCGACCGCGCGACGGCGCAAGCCGTGACGGCAAACCGCTACGACTACATCCAGGGCGTGTCGGGCGCATACAAGTCCGACAACAACCTGATCAAGGACAAGGACGACCCCGTAGTGCCGCCGATGCCGGTCGGCCCGAACGAGGGCGGATCGACGCTGAATCTGTTCGATCTCGACAAAATGAGGCGCGAACAGGTGCTGGGCGTGCCGCAACCGGCTCCCGCAAACGCGCCCGCGTACGCACCCGCAGGCACGAACGGAGCCACCTACGGAACGCCGACAGGCACGCCAAGTGCTGCGCCGCGCGGCAGTACAGCATCGCCAGGAGTTCAGCCGTGA
- a CDS encoding lytic transglycosylase domain-containing protein: MKLTAVTAAVGFAALLSAGSARADCFDEAASYQKVNPLILRAIAWQESHNRPAAVHKNANGSTDYGVMQINSVHLPVLAQYGISQGTLMEPCKNVYIAAWHLRQKMNKYGNTWAAVGAYHSETPTLRDEYARQIVAILRKWNLMPAR; this comes from the coding sequence ATGAAGCTGACCGCCGTCACTGCCGCCGTAGGATTTGCCGCGCTTTTGAGCGCGGGATCCGCGCGCGCCGACTGCTTCGATGAAGCGGCCAGCTACCAGAAAGTCAATCCGCTGATTCTTCGCGCCATTGCCTGGCAGGAATCGCACAACCGTCCCGCTGCTGTCCACAAAAACGCCAACGGTTCGACCGACTACGGCGTCATGCAGATCAATTCCGTTCATCTGCCCGTGCTCGCGCAATACGGCATTTCGCAGGGCACGCTGATGGAGCCGTGCAAGAACGTGTACATCGCCGCATGGCATCTTCGGCAGAAGATGAACAAGTACGGCAACACGTGGGCGGCCGTCGGTGCATACCATTCGGAAACGCCCACGCTGCGCGACGAATACGCGCGGCAGATCGTGGCGATTCTCCGCAAGTGGAACCTGATGCCTGCCCGATAG
- a CDS encoding GTP-binding protein, which produces MNQPLLPVTVISGFVGAGKTALVEQILSNRTGPRVAAIVTDLAAVRLDIDNAAPAASPALRVDLPNGCACVQADEDLLEQLASVAAEQRFDAIVIETAAIDEPIDIVESILEDESLAALVRVDTAVTVIDAAAFLRDYASTEALSERGIAAYEDDDRTIVEVLIEQVEFSDVFVINKADLVSADDLAHLQRVLAALNPRAAQIVSSYGNAPVEEVLGTARFDYDVTSNAAGWLALLHDPSSHTDESGGRGVGHVVYRARRPFHPERLWALLHEEWKGVLRGKGFFWLATRNEIGGSLSQAGGACRPAPAGTWWAAQDRSEWPEGDDELLEEIAADWYGDADDFTIGDRRQELVLIGVDIDPAQWRAKFDACLLTDDEYALGAEGWLALADPFPAWDLEDDDHDHGHDHHHDDHDGDSHHHHHHH; this is translated from the coding sequence ATGAATCAGCCGCTTTTGCCCGTCACCGTGATCTCCGGTTTTGTGGGCGCCGGCAAGACCGCGCTCGTCGAACAGATCCTGTCGAACCGCACCGGCCCGCGCGTCGCAGCGATCGTCACCGATCTCGCCGCCGTGCGCCTCGACATCGACAACGCGGCGCCCGCGGCCTCTCCCGCGCTGCGCGTCGATTTGCCGAATGGTTGTGCCTGCGTCCAGGCCGATGAGGATCTGCTGGAACAGTTGGCCAGCGTCGCGGCGGAACAGCGCTTCGACGCCATCGTCATCGAAACGGCCGCGATCGACGAGCCGATCGACATCGTCGAATCGATTCTCGAAGACGAGTCGCTGGCAGCGCTGGTGCGTGTCGACACGGCCGTTACCGTAATCGATGCAGCCGCTTTTCTGCGCGACTATGCATCGACGGAAGCATTGTCCGAGCGCGGCATTGCCGCTTACGAAGACGACGATCGCACGATCGTCGAAGTGCTGATCGAGCAGGTCGAGTTCAGCGATGTGTTCGTGATCAACAAGGCCGACCTCGTTTCCGCCGACGATCTCGCGCATCTGCAACGCGTGCTCGCCGCGCTCAATCCGCGTGCCGCGCAGATCGTGAGCAGCTATGGCAATGCCCCCGTCGAAGAAGTGCTCGGCACGGCGCGCTTCGATTATGACGTGACATCGAACGCGGCCGGCTGGCTTGCATTGCTGCACGATCCGTCGAGCCACACGGACGAAAGCGGTGGGCGAGGGGTCGGGCATGTCGTGTATCGCGCGCGGCGGCCGTTCCATCCCGAGCGTCTTTGGGCGCTGTTGCATGAAGAGTGGAAGGGCGTGTTGCGCGGCAAAGGTTTCTTCTGGCTCGCGACGCGCAATGAGATCGGCGGCTCGCTGTCGCAAGCGGGCGGTGCCTGCAGGCCCGCGCCCGCCGGCACCTGGTGGGCCGCGCAGGATCGCAGCGAATGGCCCGAAGGCGACGACGAACTGCTTGAAGAGATCGCCGCGGACTGGTATGGCGATGCCGACGACTTCACGATCGGCGACCGTCGCCAGGAACTCGTGCTGATCGGTGTCGATATCGACCCGGCGCAATGGCGCGCGAAGTTCGATGCCTGTCTTCTGACCGATGACGAATACGCGTTGGGCGCGGAAGGCTGGCTCGCGTTAGCCGATCCGTTCCCCGCATGGGATCTCGAAGACGACGATCACGATCATGGCCACGATCATCATCATGACGATCACGATGGCGATAGCCATCACCATCATCACCATCACTAA
- a CDS encoding HU family DNA-binding protein, giving the protein MNKQELIDAVAGQTGASKAQTGETLDTLLEVIKKAVAKGDAVQLIGFGSFGSGKRAARTGRNPKTGETIKIPAAKTVKFTAGKAFKDAVNKR; this is encoded by the coding sequence ATGAACAAACAGGAACTGATCGACGCCGTCGCAGGTCAGACGGGCGCCAGCAAGGCTCAAACCGGCGAAACGCTGGACACGCTGCTTGAAGTCATCAAGAAGGCTGTGGCGAAGGGTGATGCAGTCCAGTTGATCGGCTTCGGCAGCTTCGGTTCGGGCAAGCGGGCAGCACGTACGGGCCGCAACCCGAAGACGGGCGAAACCATCAAGATTCCGGCCGCAAAGACCGTCAAGTTCACAGCTGGCAAGGCGTTCAAGGACGCAGTCAACAAGCGCTAA
- the mnmC gene encoding bifunctional tRNA (5-methylaminomethyl-2-thiouridine)(34)-methyltransferase MnmD/FAD-dependent 5-carboxymethylaminomethyl-2-thiouridine(34) oxidoreductase MnmC: MTDPLVPAVLAFRDNGTPYSPRHDDIYHSAVGALAQAEYVFLKGNDLPSRWQKRRLFSVLETGFGMGISFLVTWAAWRADPDRCERLHFVSTEKHPFSRDDLLAASGAAVADASIAPLAQQLADAWPTLVPGTHRLEFEEGRVILTLVFGDAVQTLPTLWLRADAFYLDGFSPAKNPELWTPAIFKSLARLAGDDATFATYTSSGDVKRSLLQAGFEYKKVDGFGWKRAMLVGRFAPRYRVRRHEPPRPLAVDERHAVVIGTGLAGCAAIERLTARGWRVTSLERHAGVARDASGNPAGVFHPMMSRDDSVGSRITRAGFLYALRQWSALERRGFRPVRGPEGLLQIAADEGEASAMAQTFASFGWPQEYVAPVSRDDAQRIANTRVARGGWLFPHGGWIDPASLCAAQCEAAGGLLERRFNVAVARVERFEKLWIVFDEKGVAIASAPIVIFANAHEAARVAGLRYAATSSVRGQLTLLPADATNAPRVPVIGEGYAVPLHDGSTLTGATYDIDDPDIRLRDDAHIENIERVAQMLPDMRDAIGASSFAGRVAFRCVTIDRLPMIGAFADEPAAIQDAGKLRGAWPLDLPRADGLYGAFAFGSRGLVWASLGAELIASQIEGEPWPIERDLAEALDPARFLLRALRQGCAT, translated from the coding sequence ATGACCGACCCGCTCGTTCCCGCCGTCCTTGCGTTTCGCGACAACGGCACGCCTTATTCGCCGCGCCACGACGACATCTATCACAGCGCCGTCGGCGCGCTCGCCCAGGCCGAATACGTCTTCCTGAAAGGCAATGATCTGCCGTCCCGCTGGCAGAAGCGGCGCCTCTTCAGCGTGCTGGAGACGGGCTTCGGCATGGGCATCAGCTTTCTCGTGACGTGGGCGGCATGGCGCGCGGACCCGGATCGTTGCGAGCGTCTGCACTTCGTGTCGACGGAGAAACACCCTTTTTCACGCGACGATCTTCTGGCCGCCAGCGGGGCGGCCGTTGCGGACGCATCGATCGCGCCGCTCGCGCAACAGCTCGCCGATGCATGGCCGACGCTCGTGCCCGGCACGCACCGGCTCGAGTTCGAAGAAGGCCGCGTGATCCTCACGCTGGTATTCGGCGACGCGGTTCAGACGCTGCCCACACTCTGGCTGCGCGCCGACGCGTTCTATCTCGACGGCTTCTCGCCCGCGAAGAATCCCGAACTGTGGACGCCCGCGATCTTCAAGTCGCTCGCACGGCTTGCCGGCGACGACGCCACGTTCGCCACTTACACGAGTTCGGGCGATGTGAAACGCAGCTTGCTGCAAGCCGGATTCGAATACAAAAAGGTGGATGGCTTCGGATGGAAACGCGCGATGCTCGTCGGACGCTTTGCGCCGCGTTACCGCGTGCGGCGTCACGAGCCGCCACGTCCGCTTGCTGTCGACGAACGGCATGCCGTCGTCATCGGTACGGGTCTCGCAGGCTGTGCGGCCATCGAGCGGCTGACAGCACGCGGCTGGCGGGTCACGTCACTCGAACGACATGCGGGCGTCGCCCGTGATGCGTCGGGCAATCCGGCGGGCGTGTTCCATCCGATGATGTCGCGCGACGACAGTGTCGGTTCGCGCATCACGCGCGCGGGCTTTCTGTATGCGTTAAGGCAATGGTCGGCTCTCGAGCGCCGCGGGTTTCGTCCTGTGCGCGGTCCGGAAGGTCTGCTGCAAATTGCCGCCGATGAAGGAGAAGCGTCGGCAATGGCGCAGACGTTCGCTTCGTTCGGCTGGCCACAGGAGTACGTAGCACCCGTTTCCCGCGACGATGCCCAGCGCATTGCCAACACGCGCGTCGCGCGCGGCGGCTGGTTGTTTCCGCATGGCGGCTGGATCGATCCCGCGTCGTTGTGCGCCGCGCAGTGCGAGGCGGCGGGAGGCTTGCTCGAACGGCGCTTCAATGTCGCTGTGGCGCGCGTCGAACGCTTCGAGAAGCTATGGATTGTGTTCGACGAAAAGGGCGTGGCCATTGCGAGCGCGCCCATCGTCATCTTCGCGAACGCGCATGAAGCGGCACGCGTCGCGGGCTTGCGCTATGCGGCGACAAGCAGCGTGCGCGGTCAATTGACGCTCTTGCCCGCCGACGCGACCAACGCGCCTCGCGTGCCCGTGATCGGCGAAGGCTACGCCGTACCGCTGCACGATGGCTCCACGCTGACGGGCGCAACCTACGACATCGACGATCCCGACATCCGCTTGCGCGACGATGCGCACATCGAAAACATCGAGCGCGTCGCGCAGATGCTGCCCGACATGCGCGATGCGATCGGCGCTTCGTCGTTCGCGGGACGCGTCGCGTTTCGCTGCGTGACGATCGACCGTCTGCCGATGATCGGCGCGTTCGCCGACGAACCTGCCGCGATCCAGGACGCCGGTAAATTGCGCGGCGCGTGGCCGCTGGATCTGCCGCGCGCGGACGGTTTGTATGGTGCGTTCGCGTTCGGATCGCGCGGACTCGTGTGGGCGTCGCTCGGCGCGGAACTGATCGCCTCGCAAATCGAAGGTGAGCCCTGGCCCATTGAACGCGATCTTGCCGAAGCACTCGATCCCGCACGTTTTCTGCTGCGCGCGCTACGCCAGGGCTGCGCGACCTGA
- a CDS encoding cation:proton antiporter encodes MKSAFSFFPGWPLTPDAIFWAGLALLAAGLVGELCYRAWHLPRISGYAVIGLIAGAAGSGVIDADSAATARPLLDVALGLLLFELGSRLDLRWIRRNTWLIVSSVAESTLTFVLVLLVLLFLNVSTVTALVLASIAMATSPAMVIQLKTELRAEGQVTQRLMTLTALNSMYAVIIEKLASGWLHQEAYGNLLATIVQPLYLLIGSLILAYLLARTITFFYKRVNLQDEHSFVALFGLVLLAIALAHLFKLSTILSLLAAGIIVKNLEARPQLWPQHFGTAGWLLTVILFVLTLTTFEWRDIAIGGVAALGLIVARLISKLVGVLAFARPSGLNMKQGVALGLSLSPMSALAYLLVDDTYQLYPNFDPTLRAVTMCSIVVLQLVGPWLVYRSLAFVGERRE; translated from the coding sequence ATGAAGTCGGCGTTTTCATTTTTTCCAGGCTGGCCGCTCACGCCCGATGCGATTTTCTGGGCAGGCCTCGCGCTGCTCGCCGCGGGTCTCGTCGGCGAGCTGTGCTATCGCGCGTGGCATTTGCCGCGCATTTCCGGCTACGCGGTGATCGGCCTGATCGCCGGTGCAGCGGGATCGGGCGTAATCGACGCGGATTCGGCCGCGACTGCGCGGCCGCTGCTCGATGTCGCACTCGGCCTGCTGCTGTTCGAACTCGGAAGCCGGCTGGATTTGCGCTGGATTCGCCGCAATACATGGCTGATCGTGTCGAGCGTCGCGGAGTCGACGCTCACCTTCGTTCTCGTGCTGCTGGTGCTGCTGTTTCTGAACGTATCGACGGTGACGGCGCTCGTGCTTGCATCGATCGCCATGGCCACGTCGCCCGCGATGGTGATCCAGCTGAAGACGGAATTGCGCGCGGAAGGGCAGGTTACGCAGCGCCTGATGACGCTGACGGCGCTCAACAGCATGTACGCGGTGATCATCGAAAAACTCGCGTCAGGCTGGCTGCATCAGGAGGCCTACGGCAACCTGCTCGCGACGATCGTCCAGCCGCTCTATCTGCTGATCGGTTCGCTGATCCTCGCGTATCTGCTCGCGCGCACCATCACGTTCTTTTACAAGCGTGTGAATCTTCAGGACGAACACTCGTTTGTCGCGCTGTTCGGCCTCGTGCTGCTGGCCATCGCGCTGGCCCACCTCTTCAAGCTGTCCACCATTCTCAGCCTGCTCGCGGCGGGGATCATCGTGAAGAATCTGGAAGCCCGTCCGCAACTGTGGCCGCAACATTTCGGCACGGCCGGCTGGCTGCTCACGGTCATTCTGTTCGTGCTCACGCTGACGACCTTCGAATGGCGCGACATCGCGATAGGCGGCGTTGCCGCGTTAGGGCTGATCGTCGCGCGGCTGATCTCGAAGCTGGTCGGCGTGCTGGCGTTCGCCAGGCCGAGCGGACTGAACATGAAGCAGGGCGTCGCGCTCGGTTTGTCGCTGTCGCCGATGTCGGCGCTTGCGTATCTGCTCGTCGACGACACGTACCAGCTCTATCCGAATTTCGACCCGACGCTGCGCGCCGTCACGATGTGTTCGATCGTCGTGTTGCAGCTCGTCGGACCGTGGCTCGTGTACCGCTCGCTTGCGTTCGTGGGCGAACGCCGCGAGTGA
- a CDS encoding YbdK family carboxylate-amine ligase yields the protein MSLEAFVDSKPFTFGVELEMQIVNTHDYDLTKAGTDLLRLIKDEKIPGNITPEITESMIELSTGICTTHEQAVADLRRIRDVLVAAADRLNVGLCGGGTHAFQQWSERQIVDTPRFQYLSELYGYLAKQFTVFGQHVHIGCPDADSALFLLHSMSRFIPHFIALSASSPFVQGVDTGFHSARLNSVFAFPLSGRAPFVLTWDSFEEYFSKMVHTGVVNSMKDFYWDIRPKPGFGTIEVRVMDTPLSVDRAAAIACYIQTLARHLLLDKPLTPKEDDYLVYTFNRFEACRFGLAGTCIDPQTGERRTISEDIIQTLERIAPHADALGSGKALEEIGAIARGQVNDATWLRNVVEQEKSLHEAVRQQCLQWRA from the coding sequence ATGTCACTCGAAGCCTTCGTCGATTCGAAACCGTTCACCTTCGGTGTCGAACTCGAGATGCAGATCGTCAATACCCATGACTATGATCTGACCAAAGCAGGAACCGACCTGCTCCGGCTCATCAAGGACGAAAAGATCCCGGGCAATATCACGCCGGAAATCACGGAAAGCATGATCGAGCTGTCGACGGGCATCTGCACGACGCACGAGCAGGCCGTCGCCGATCTGCGCAGGATCCGCGACGTGCTCGTCGCGGCAGCCGACCGGCTGAACGTCGGGCTGTGCGGCGGCGGCACGCACGCTTTCCAGCAATGGAGCGAGCGGCAGATCGTCGACACGCCGCGCTTTCAATACCTTTCGGAACTCTACGGATACCTTGCGAAACAGTTCACGGTGTTCGGCCAGCACGTGCACATCGGCTGTCCGGATGCCGACAGCGCGTTATTCCTGCTGCATTCGATGTCGCGCTTCATTCCGCACTTCATCGCGCTGTCGGCGTCGTCGCCGTTCGTGCAGGGCGTCGATACCGGCTTTCACTCGGCACGCCTGAATTCCGTGTTCGCTTTCCCGCTGTCGGGCCGCGCGCCGTTCGTCCTGACGTGGGACAGCTTCGAAGAGTACTTTTCGAAGATGGTGCATACGGGCGTCGTCAACAGCATGAAGGACTTCTACTGGGACATCCGGCCGAAGCCTGGTTTCGGCACGATCGAAGTGCGCGTGATGGATACGCCGCTTTCCGTCGATCGCGCGGCCGCGATTGCGTGCTACATCCAGACGCTCGCGCGACATCTGCTGCTCGACAAACCTTTGACGCCCAAGGAAGACGACTATCTCGTCTACACGTTCAACCGCTTCGAGGCATGCCGCTTCGGTCTTGCCGGCACTTGCATCGATCCGCAAACGGGCGAGCGCCGCACGATTTCCGAAGACATCATTCAAACGCTCGAGCGCATTGCGCCGCATGCGGATGCGCTGGGCTCGGGCAAGGCGCTCGAAGAGATCGGCGCGATTGCGCGCGGTCAGGTGAACGATGCGACGTGGCTGCGCAACGTGGTCGAACAGGAGAAATCGCTGCACGAGGCGGTTCGGCAGCAATGCTTGCAGTGGCGCGCATGA